In Episyrphus balteatus chromosome 4, idEpiBalt1.1, whole genome shotgun sequence, the sequence acattaggtgtgtttttttgtttatctatatagattttgtgcaaaaaaacgacatcgagatttttgaaatcaaaacaatttacgtgttaaaaacaacaaaaactttatctgtatagatttttgaaaaatccagataattatccagattttactttctctcgataaaaacagtagtgccaaggtactttatttgttgtgttcatacaaaaatatctgaaaatattaacaaaaaaaaaagcggagaaaacgaggtttgaaaaaaactctcatagaaaaaaataatcaaaaatttgtttgacatggttgcattgaaatgttaatatctcgagatatactcaatgcacttttcagataaaagtcttaaatggatcctgataagattgttgaacagatatgtagctatataaaattaccaaagttttttcgaaaaattagaaataaaaataaaaaagttttcacatttgatttttaaaaaatcgaaaaaaaattcaatatggctaccttcaaacgcttaaaacacaagaacgacgcaactaatgttaatggtcatggtcttaaaatgtagctaagaatatacagataatttttggttttttgtgaaaaaaacaatttttttgaatccaacatggatgccatggccatatgaaaatttttgtttgcatccaacatggatgtaatggccttcccacttcggagttaaaataaaaaaaaaaaaacaaaagcaacatttttgacagacagctgccaaagtatatggacagtggtgccaaatgtttgcatggatttcaaaaatcccgatgtcgtttttttgcacaaaatctatatagataaacaaaaaaacacacctattatcaataaaacaatttgtatatttttttcacgaACCAATTGTGGTAGcgagcaaacaaaatttttgctcTATGCCTTTAGcaaaagctgcgttcctttggaccTGGCTAAACAGTGTTGTGCCCACGTTCCAAtgtacattttctaggaacaaacgtcaaaaagaggaaaattctCACCCCTCTTGCCCTTGCCTACAACCTGACTGGTTAAGAGATTGAAAAACCACCGTGTAGCCCGACACTTTGAGAATATTTATCTATACTGCTTAGTACTGAAAGCTGCTTCTGCTGGACTTACATACGTCTGCATGCAGAAAAGTAAAGGGGGATAGATTATATATTTGAAATCCGTACGTATGAAGGGGAGGCATTGATGAAGACGAACATGTTCGTCTTGGCCATAATCTTCCTATAATCTGCATTTATGAAGATCTCTGCGTTTTCATCTACTCTCTCTATCCAAAATGTGTGGTTCTTAAATACTGTGTCCCAATTCAATGTATATCTGGAAATGCAGACGTATGTAAATCCAGcattgaactactttttcaatagagtaaaagtagttcaaagtagttttaagtactgcTTGGTACTGAAAGCTGCTTTTAACTGCTTTTTCAGTAGAgtaaaagtagttcaaagtagttttaagtactaaggccgtgtgcgaattgcgttaaaatgttggttaaaatatgacgtttggttaaaatttgacactagcatggtgaataaaatgggttaaattttacccagctgcggagcagggtaaaatttgacactagtggttaaaatttgacgtttctcaagatagaaagatcaagatagatttgaaattatttttgttataatgcgttgatattttaagaaatgttaaaagtattaatacaaagtacttcctcaaattaatattcatcttgaaaaattgaaaatctactaattgtttgtttgttttttattttttatatttctattttagctgcgttcctttggaaatatttatctactttttagtacttcaagctgctttgaactactttttcagtatagcaaagtagatcaaagtagttttaggtactaaaaagtagatatatatttccaaaggaacgcagcttttgttggcagctggtgaactacgaattagtgttagaagactgaattaataaatttctttttgatcataatgaaatgagaatttatcgataaaataaaaaaaaaaagtatgtgaaattgagaatttcttacattttcatactagaatatttaacttgataaattttcaactgggttttgttaaaaaaatagttaattgaatataaggaaaaccatttttgaggttaattttgttttatctttagggaattttattcaaagtagtaccaagaaaaaagtcccatttaatacattttaacccaattcgcacagcaaaaaaataaatttgatcccttttttaaccaaacgtcaaattttaatcgtggtagaaattttaaccaacattttaacgcaattcgcacacggcctaagcagtagataaatgttcccaaaggaacgcagctaaaagTGGCCAATTGGTTAAGGCTTTTTATGTTCATCGCGATTTAGGATTGGTTTGGTAGTGGTTCAATTCTAATTTTTGCTAGCTATGCTATTTTATCTACCTTGAAGTAGTGTTTGACCTCAGTTATAGGCCTAGTGAACAGATCGAggtaaattttagctcccatccgaaattctctcaaaaatttaaccgagctaaaatttatccaAGAATTTCAACCCAATTGAGCACAGCACGAGTTAAATTAACATTTTCGTTTCCATCTGTAAAAATGTTgtagacaataaaaaaaaaaaaacgtagaaaaAAATGTCAGCCTAAATTTAGCGCGATTTGTGTATTAGGCTATACTACCAAAATTAGATGATAAATATTGCTCGAACATTATAAATATTTGTAAATCTCACCTTGATAGATCAAGTTCCTTATTATCTTTTATGTTTAAACAGCAACCAGGAACAAGGCAACTTTTAGAATGGCTATGTCGAACACCTTCAACCACGACTTACCGAATTAATCTTCTATCATCTTCAATATCCGATTTCACTGCCAAACTTCAGCAAACCTTATCCACAAAATATCAGAATATTCCTAAAGTGTTCCACATTAATGGGATTCCTGAAGTAATATGCATACCTAAAGTCGATGGAGTTTCAACATCACCTTTAAAGGACCTCAAAGAAATAATGGTTGATAGTAGTTGTGGAGCTGCTATTCTGCGAGGTGCTCACATATTTGCCCCTGGAGTTTTATCAATGCAAAGTGGAACGAAACTTGGAGAAAAAGTTAATGTATTCGTTGATTTAGAGGGAAAATGTAAGAAAGGCACAAACACATTTTATGAATCAGAACAGAAAGTCTTTGTTGGGATTGGAGAAGTCAAAATGCAACGCTATCAGTTGTATGGAGAAAATGTAGCCAACCATGGTATTGCAATTGAAATGGATTCAAATATATCAGGTGTACCATCTATTGGTGATCTATCGTCCAATGATGctcttttacaaaattttccttCAATAGTTTGTGTAAGAGTTTTAGATCCACAACCAGGTGAAATAGTTTTGGATATGTGTGCAGCTCCTGGAAATAAAACAACACACATTGTGGAACTGATGCGCGATAATGGAACTGTGATAGCTTTGGATAAGACTGAAAATAAAGCTGATTTAATACGTCGCAAACTAAAGgctaataattttaaatcactcaaagtttttgcatttgactcaacaaaattattaaatgacAATAATGAGGGGTCTGAAGTTGATACTCCACCTTTCGGACCATGTTCATTTGATAGAATTCTCTTAGATGCACCGTGCAGTGCTATTGGAAATAGACCGTTATTGTCTAGTAACATAAcaccaaaaatgttaaaatcctATCCTAAAGTACAAAAGAAGCTTTTGAGAAATGCCGTTGGCTTACTTAAGATAAATGGAGTGCTGGTTTATAGTACATGTTCTGTGACAGAGGAAGAAAATGAAGGTATGGTGCAATGGGTCTTAGAGCAGTTTCCTGAGATGAAGTTAGTTGAAGCAATGCCTTATTTTGGTGGTCCTGGAATTGGGGAATGTGGATTAGCTGAAGATCAGAGGTAACGATAGAATCATATGTCATATAAATTTGTGTATTATATTCTCATTGTTTTATTTGTACAGACAATTTGTGCAACGGTTTGGTCCTACTGAATATAATAGACACTCCTCAGTGGACAGTATTggattttttatatcaaaatttgttAAGATTTCCtgaataaaatcattaaaatgttacattatgaaaaaattatattgagaccattaaaaagttataaaattccaaactcaaaaacacaatctttcccatgtacataaataatatgggaaatacaaaatttcttcAACGAAATCTTCAACGAAATTagatttgttttggttttactTTAGAACTtgttttctgatgttttttgttgaatttttttattagtttttttttttaagcctagtacgctgctgaagcgaaacgaaattgtctatacaaaatttcgtttacGAAATCTTCAAcgaaattaaatatatattgtttttgctttaaaacttattttctgatgttttttcttgaatttttgtatttgtatttttattattatttttactttgctataatacctctaatggtatttttttgttaacatgttcgctgttgaatttggagacttcaaaatgtttcttttctcttcagctgcgtactaggctgtTCGCTGTTAACCATCAGGTAAGTAATAtaacaaagtaaaaataataaaaatacaaatgaaaaaactcaagaaaaaaatcagaaaatgagtttaaaagcaaaaacaaatttaatttcgttcagatTTCGTTAactaaattttgtatgg encodes:
- the LOC129918551 gene encoding tRNA (cytosine(72)-C(5))-methyltransferase NSUN6, which gives rise to MFKQQPGTRQLLEWLCRTPSTTTYRINLLSSSISDFTAKLQQTLSTKYQNIPKVFHINGIPEVICIPKVDGVSTSPLKDLKEIMVDSSCGAAILRGAHIFAPGVLSMQSGTKLGEKVNVFVDLEGKCKKGTNTFYESEQKVFVGIGEVKMQRYQLYGENVANHGIAIEMDSNISGVPSIGDLSSNDALLQNFPSIVCVRVLDPQPGEIVLDMCAAPGNKTTHIVELMRDNGTVIALDKTENKADLIRRKLKANNFKSLKVFAFDSTKLLNDNNEGSEVDTPPFGPCSFDRILLDAPCSAIGNRPLLSSNITPKMLKSYPKVQKKLLRNAVGLLKINGVLVYSTCSVTEEENEGMVQWVLEQFPEMKLVEAMPYFGGPGIGECGLAEDQRQFVQRFGPTEYNRHSSVDSIGFFISKFVKIS